A region of Streptomyces sp. NBC_01750 DNA encodes the following proteins:
- a CDS encoding acyl-CoA carboxylase subunit beta: MTVLASALDPAGPEYAAHRDTMLGKLAALDAEHAKALAGGGEKYIARHRGRGKLLARERIELLLDPDTPFLELSPLAAWGSDYPLGASMVTGIGVVSGVECLITANDPTVRGGASNPWTLKKALRANEIAYANRLPCISLVESGGADLPSQKEIFIPGGALFRDITRLSAAGIPTIAVVFGNSTAGGAYVPGMSDHTIMIKERSKVFLGGPPLVKMATGEESDDESLGGAEMHARTSGLADYFAIDEADALRQARRVVARLNWRKAHADPGPAAAPKYDEEELLGIVPGDLRTPFDPREVIARIVDGSDFDEFKPLYGPSLVTGWASLHGYPVGVLANAQGVLFSAESQKAAQFIQLANQRDVPLVFLHNTTGYMVGKEYEQGGIIKHGAMMINAVSNSRVPHLSVLMGASYGAGHYGMCGRAYDPRFLFAWPSAKSAVMGPQQLAGVLSIVARASAAAKGQPYDDEADAGLRAMVEQQIEAESLPMFLSGRLYDDGVIDPRDTRTVLGLCLSAIHTAPVEGARGGFGVFRM; encoded by the coding sequence GTGACCGTGCTCGCCTCGGCCCTCGACCCCGCGGGCCCCGAATACGCCGCCCACCGCGACACCATGCTCGGCAAGCTCGCCGCGCTGGACGCCGAGCACGCCAAGGCGCTCGCGGGCGGCGGGGAGAAGTACATCGCCCGGCACCGGGGGCGCGGCAAGCTGCTGGCGCGCGAGCGGATCGAGCTGCTCCTCGACCCCGACACGCCCTTCCTCGAGCTGTCCCCGCTCGCCGCCTGGGGCAGTGACTATCCGCTGGGCGCGTCGATGGTCACGGGCATCGGTGTGGTGTCGGGCGTCGAATGCCTGATCACCGCGAACGATCCGACCGTGCGCGGCGGGGCGTCCAACCCCTGGACGCTGAAGAAGGCCCTGCGCGCCAACGAGATCGCGTACGCCAACCGCCTGCCCTGCATCTCCCTCGTCGAGTCCGGCGGTGCGGATCTGCCCTCCCAGAAGGAGATCTTCATCCCGGGCGGGGCGCTCTTCAGGGACATCACCCGGCTGTCGGCGGCCGGTATTCCGACGATCGCGGTCGTCTTCGGGAACTCGACGGCGGGCGGGGCGTACGTCCCCGGTATGTCCGACCACACCATCATGATCAAGGAGCGGTCGAAGGTCTTCCTCGGCGGACCGCCGCTGGTGAAGATGGCGACGGGTGAGGAGAGCGACGACGAGTCGCTCGGCGGCGCGGAGATGCACGCCCGTACGTCGGGCCTCGCCGACTACTTCGCGATCGACGAGGCGGACGCGCTGCGGCAGGCGCGGCGGGTCGTTGCCCGTCTCAACTGGCGCAAGGCGCACGCCGATCCCGGTCCGGCTGCGGCGCCCAAGTACGACGAGGAAGAGCTCCTCGGCATCGTCCCCGGCGATCTGCGCACGCCCTTCGACCCGCGCGAGGTCATCGCGAGGATCGTCGACGGCTCGGACTTCGACGAGTTCAAGCCGCTGTACGGGCCGAGCCTGGTGACCGGATGGGCGTCGCTGCACGGCTATCCGGTGGGTGTGCTCGCCAATGCGCAGGGCGTGCTGTTCAGCGCGGAGTCGCAGAAGGCGGCGCAGTTCATCCAGCTCGCCAACCAGCGCGATGTGCCGCTGGTCTTCCTGCACAACACCACCGGCTACATGGTCGGCAAGGAGTACGAGCAGGGCGGCATCATCAAGCACGGCGCGATGATGATCAACGCGGTGTCGAACTCGCGCGTCCCGCATCTGTCGGTCCTGATGGGCGCGTCGTACGGGGCCGGGCACTACGGCATGTGCGGGCGGGCGTACGACCCGCGGTTCCTCTTCGCCTGGCCGAGCGCCAAGTCCGCTGTGATGGGGCCGCAGCAGCTGGCGGGCGTGCTGTCGATCGTGGCGCGGGCGTCGGCGGCGGCGAAGGGACAGCCGTACGACGACGAGGCGGACGCGGGCCTGCGCGCGATGGTGGAGCAGCAGATCGAGGCGGAGTCGCTGCCGATGTTCCTCTCCGGGCGGCTGTACGACGACGGGGTCATCGACCCGCGCGACACGCGGACGGTGCTGGGGCTCTGTCTGTCCGCGATCCACACGGCACCGGTCGAGGGCGCGCGCGGCGGCTTCGGCGTCTTCCGGATGTGA
- a CDS encoding acyclic terpene utilization AtuA family protein, with protein sequence MLRIGNASGFYGDRFDAMKEMLTGGPLDVLTGDYLAELTMLILGRDRLKDRSLGYAKTFLRQLEESLGLAHERGVKIVANAGGLNPAGLANAVRELADRVGVPVSVAHVEGDDLAARFPGALSANAYLGGAGIAECLRAGADVVVTGRVTDAALVTGPAAAHFGWGPEDHDALAGAVVAGHVLECGTQATGGNYAFFSGHDVRRPGFPLAEIHADGTCVITKHDGTGGLVDVGTVTAQLLYETGGARYAGPDVTARLDTVRLAQDGPDRVRISGVRGEAPPPRLKVGLNRLGGWRNEVVFVLTGLDIEAKARLVQEQLEEAFGKSRPAEVRWELARTERPDGDTEERASAYLRLVVRDSDPEKVGRAVSGAAIELALGSYPGFHVTAPPGKGAPYGVFEAEYVDAAEVTHTAVLPDGHRVAVRTPVHTKEVGHLEEAGALPEALDTAGPHRAAPLGLIAGARSGDKGGDANVGVWARTDDAWRWLAHELTVDRFRALLPETTGLSVVRHVLPNLRALNFTVEGILGEGVAAQARFDPQAKALGEWLRSRYVDIPEELL encoded by the coding sequence ATGCTGCGGATCGGGAACGCCTCCGGCTTCTACGGCGACCGCTTCGACGCGATGAAGGAGATGCTCACCGGCGGGCCGCTGGACGTACTGACCGGCGACTATCTCGCCGAGCTCACCATGCTCATCCTCGGCCGCGACCGGCTGAAGGACCGCAGCCTCGGCTACGCCAAGACCTTCCTCAGGCAACTGGAGGAGAGCCTCGGGCTCGCCCACGAGCGCGGCGTGAAGATCGTCGCCAATGCGGGCGGGCTCAACCCGGCGGGCCTGGCGAACGCGGTACGCGAGCTCGCCGACCGGGTCGGCGTCCCGGTCTCGGTCGCGCACGTCGAGGGCGACGACCTCGCCGCCCGCTTCCCGGGCGCCCTCAGCGCCAACGCCTACCTCGGCGGCGCCGGTATCGCCGAATGTCTGCGCGCCGGGGCCGATGTCGTCGTCACCGGCCGGGTCACCGACGCCGCCCTGGTCACCGGGCCCGCGGCGGCGCACTTCGGCTGGGGGCCCGAGGACCACGACGCGCTCGCGGGCGCGGTCGTCGCGGGACACGTCCTCGAATGCGGCACCCAGGCCACCGGCGGCAATTACGCGTTCTTCAGCGGCCATGACGTACGCCGCCCCGGCTTCCCGCTCGCCGAGATCCACGCCGACGGCACCTGCGTCATCACCAAGCACGACGGCACGGGCGGCCTCGTGGACGTCGGCACGGTCACCGCTCAGCTGCTGTACGAGACCGGAGGCGCGAGATATGCAGGGCCGGACGTCACCGCCCGCCTCGACACCGTACGGCTGGCGCAGGACGGACCGGACCGGGTACGGATCTCCGGAGTACGCGGCGAGGCCCCGCCGCCCCGTCTGAAGGTCGGACTCAACCGGCTCGGCGGCTGGCGCAACGAGGTCGTGTTCGTACTCACCGGACTCGACATCGAGGCCAAAGCCCGGCTGGTCCAGGAGCAGTTGGAGGAAGCCTTCGGCAAGTCCCGTCCGGCGGAGGTGCGCTGGGAACTGGCCCGCACCGAGCGGCCCGACGGCGACACCGAGGAGCGGGCCAGCGCGTATCTGCGCCTCGTGGTGCGCGACAGCGACCCGGAGAAGGTCGGGCGCGCGGTGAGCGGCGCGGCGATCGAGCTGGCGCTCGGCAGCTACCCGGGCTTCCATGTGACGGCACCGCCCGGGAAGGGCGCGCCGTACGGGGTCTTCGAGGCCGAGTACGTGGACGCGGCCGAGGTCACGCACACGGCCGTCCTGCCGGACGGGCATCGGGTGGCGGTGCGGACTCCCGTACACACGAAGGAAGTCGGGCACCTGGAAGAGGCCGGCGCGCTGCCCGAGGCACTGGACACCGCCGGGCCCCACCGCGCCGCCCCGCTCGGGCTGATCGCCGGCGCCCGCAGCGGCGACAAGGGCGGTGACGCCAATGTCGGGGTGTGGGCGAGGACCGACGACGCCTGGCGCTGGCTCGCCCACGAACTGACCGTGGACCGCTTCCGCGCGCTGCTCCCCGAGACCACGGGGCTGTCGGTCGTACGCCATGTCCTGCCGAATCTGCGGGCCCTGAACTTCACGGTCGAGGGGATCCTCGGCGAAGGCGTCGCGGCGCAGGCGCGCTTCGACCCGCAGGCGAAGGCGCTCGGCGAGTGGCTCCGCTCGCGGTACGTCGACATCCCGGAGGAACTGCTGTGA
- a CDS encoding TIGR03084 family metal-binding protein, translating into MSDPAVVLDDLRSESDELDLMVRELTPAQWAGPTPAPRWSVAHQIAHLAWTDAAALLAVTDPEAFAAQIEKALAAPDSFVDEGAEAGAALPPGELLARWRDGRERLQQALRQAPAGTRFPWYGPPMSAASMATGRLMETWAHGQDIADALGAVREPTARLRHVAHIGIRARDFAFGVRGLTPPADPFRVELTAPGGELWAYGPEDAAQRVTGPALDFCLLVTQRAHRDDLSVRTQGADADRWLDIAQAFAGPAGPGRGPKAA; encoded by the coding sequence GTGTCCGACCCGGCCGTCGTACTTGACGACTTGCGCAGTGAAAGCGATGAACTCGACCTGATGGTGAGGGAGTTGACCCCCGCACAGTGGGCGGGGCCGACACCCGCGCCGCGCTGGAGCGTCGCCCATCAGATCGCCCACCTCGCCTGGACCGACGCCGCCGCGCTGCTCGCCGTCACCGATCCCGAGGCCTTCGCCGCCCAGATCGAGAAGGCGCTCGCCGCGCCGGACTCCTTCGTCGACGAGGGCGCCGAGGCGGGCGCCGCGCTGCCGCCCGGTGAGCTGCTGGCCCGCTGGCGCGACGGCCGCGAGCGGCTGCAACAGGCTCTGCGCCAGGCCCCGGCCGGAACCCGCTTCCCCTGGTACGGGCCGCCGATGAGCGCCGCCTCGATGGCGACCGGGCGGCTGATGGAGACCTGGGCGCACGGACAGGACATCGCCGACGCGCTCGGCGCCGTCCGCGAACCGACCGCACGGCTGCGGCACGTCGCCCACATCGGGATCCGGGCGCGCGACTTCGCCTTCGGAGTACGGGGGCTGACGCCGCCGGCCGATCCCTTCCGGGTGGAGCTGACCGCGCCCGGCGGCGAGCTCTGGGCGTACGGCCCCGAGGACGCCGCGCAGCGCGTCACCGGGCCCGCTCTCGACTTCTGTCTGCTGGTCACGCAGCGGGCCCACCGCGACGATCTCTCCGTACGGACCCAGGGCGCCGACGCGGACCGGTGGCTGGACATCGCGCAGGCCTTCGCGGGACCTGCCGGACCCGGCCGCGGCCCCAAGGCGGCGTGA
- a CDS encoding EamA family transporter yields MDAAESRSRNRGRGRSLRPGVGKGSRRAVGPVALVVAGGLSVQFGAAIAVLLMPRAGALGVVTLRLVLAAVVLLIVCRPRLRGHSRADWGTVIAFGTAMAAMNVLFYQAADRIPLGSAVTFEVLGPLALSVIVSRRPVNLLWAGLALGGVVLLSGGGFDRLDPVGAVFALSAGAMWAAYIVFSARTGRRFPQADGLALAMAVGAVLSLPLGIAEAGSQLLVPSTLGLGLAVALMSSVLPYTLELLALRRLPAPTFAVLMSLEPAIAATAGFLVLHQDLSVIDALAIALVIAASMGAVRTQVARKAQ; encoded by the coding sequence CTGGATGCCGCCGAAAGCCGGAGCCGGAACCGCGGCCGGGGCCGCAGCCTCCGCCCCGGTGTCGGCAAGGGATCCCGTCGCGCCGTCGGCCCCGTCGCGCTCGTCGTCGCCGGTGGACTCTCCGTGCAGTTCGGCGCCGCCATCGCCGTACTGCTCATGCCGCGCGCCGGAGCCCTTGGTGTGGTCACCCTGCGACTCGTCCTCGCCGCCGTCGTCCTGCTCATCGTCTGCCGGCCCCGACTGCGCGGGCACTCGCGCGCCGACTGGGGCACGGTCATCGCCTTCGGCACCGCCATGGCCGCCATGAACGTGCTGTTCTACCAGGCCGCTGACCGGATCCCGCTCGGATCGGCGGTCACCTTCGAGGTCCTCGGGCCGCTCGCGCTCTCCGTGATCGTCTCGCGGCGGCCGGTGAACCTTCTCTGGGCCGGGCTCGCGCTCGGCGGAGTCGTCCTGCTCAGCGGCGGCGGCTTCGACCGGCTCGATCCCGTGGGCGCGGTGTTCGCGCTCTCCGCCGGTGCCATGTGGGCGGCGTACATCGTCTTCAGCGCCCGGACGGGACGCAGATTCCCGCAGGCCGACGGACTCGCGCTGGCGATGGCGGTCGGCGCCGTGCTGAGTCTGCCGCTCGGGATCGCGGAGGCCGGATCCCAGCTGCTCGTGCCGTCCACGCTCGGTCTCGGGCTCGCCGTCGCACTGATGTCGTCCGTCCTCCCGTACACGCTGGAGCTGCTCGCGCTGCGCCGGCTGCCGGCCCCGACCTTCGCGGTGCTGATGAGCCTGGAGCCGGCGATCGCCGCCACGGCCGGGTTCCTCGTACTGCATCAGGACCTTTCCGTGATCGACGCACTGGCGATAGCGCTGGTCATCGCGGCGAGCATGGGAGCGGTACGTACGCAGGTGGCCAGAAAGGCACAGTAA
- a CDS encoding LysR family transcriptional regulator gives MSIELRHLRCFLAIAEESSVTRAAARLHVAQPTVSRALAALENHLGIRLVDRSTHHLALTAEGRAFRDKAAAAVAAFDDALDPGRLRRWPLRLGHAWSALGPYTTPLLRRWQQDHPDTPLELLRIDDRTAGLTRGEVDAAVLRGPVETPGLVTELLFTEPRVAAVTSDGPLAARASLTLADLAAGPVILNTVSGLTTPDLWPADSRPTTTLTVANTDDWLAAIAAGRGTGASVASTAEMHPHPGVTYRPLSDAPPAPVLLAWRESAPHPAVSQLAALAREVAAPKWAAPPRG, from the coding sequence ATGAGCATCGAGCTGCGCCATCTCCGCTGCTTCCTGGCCATCGCGGAAGAGTCCAGCGTGACCAGGGCCGCGGCCCGGCTGCACGTGGCCCAGCCCACCGTCTCGCGCGCTCTCGCGGCACTGGAGAACCACCTCGGCATCCGGCTCGTCGACCGCTCCACGCACCATCTCGCCCTCACCGCCGAGGGCCGGGCCTTTCGCGACAAGGCGGCGGCCGCGGTGGCCGCGTTCGACGATGCCCTGGATCCCGGCCGGCTGCGCAGGTGGCCGCTGCGGCTCGGGCACGCCTGGTCCGCCCTCGGCCCGTACACGACCCCCTTGCTGCGCCGCTGGCAGCAGGACCACCCGGACACCCCGCTGGAACTCCTCCGTATCGACGACCGCACGGCGGGCCTTACCCGCGGCGAGGTCGACGCGGCAGTGCTGCGCGGCCCGGTGGAAACGCCCGGCCTGGTCACCGAGCTGCTCTTCACCGAGCCCCGGGTGGCAGCTGTGACGTCGGACGGCCCCCTTGCGGCGCGCGCCTCCCTGACCCTCGCGGACCTGGCGGCCGGGCCGGTCATCCTGAACACGGTCTCCGGTCTGACGACGCCGGACCTGTGGCCCGCGGACTCCCGCCCGACGACGACCCTCACCGTCGCCAACACGGACGACTGGCTCGCGGCGATCGCGGCCGGCCGGGGCACGGGAGCGTCGGTGGCCTCGACGGCGGAGATGCACCCGCACCCGGGCGTGACGTACCGCCCTCTGTCGGACGCGCCACCGGCACCGGTCCTGCTGGCGTGGCGCGAGTCGGCGCCGCATCCGGCGGTATCTCAACTGGCGGCGCTGGCGCGGGAGGTGGCTGCTCCGAAGTGGGCTGCACCGCCACGTGGGTGA
- a CDS encoding Fic family protein, protein MLFQSPDLDAADLRTLDEIEAMRQELRHMLPSSRRWTKQLRRNLTARAIAGSNTIEGYAATVDDVEALMAGEEPLDTSDATRKELEGYQRAMTYIQALSDAGEEFRYDVGLINGLHCMIQEHHPLKRPGRLRKKSVYVSSPEDEMVPVYTAPDSDRVPALMEELAAWLNSGDLDVPVHVRASMAHLNLVKIHPWADGNGRMSRALSTLVFSREALVPPEFSSIEEWLGQGQNTYAYYAVLNETGGSEWSPGADTSAWVKFCLTGHHVQAQQAQRRIDLYSRGWIALVEAAAATGLDERVAAALLPAFTGGRVRRPVYQIDAELSVQQSTRDIRQMVRLGWLQQHGEARGRFYTAGPRTVAVRDVIRRSTEPFIYPYRR, encoded by the coding sequence ATGCTCTTTCAAAGCCCTGACCTCGACGCCGCGGATCTGCGTACCCTCGATGAGATCGAGGCGATGCGTCAGGAACTGCGTCACATGCTTCCCTCCAGTCGGCGGTGGACCAAGCAGCTCCGGCGCAACCTCACTGCTCGCGCCATCGCGGGGTCCAACACCATCGAGGGCTATGCCGCAACGGTCGATGACGTCGAGGCCCTGATGGCCGGCGAGGAGCCGCTGGACACAAGCGACGCGACCCGCAAGGAGCTGGAGGGCTACCAGCGGGCCATGACGTACATCCAGGCCCTCTCCGATGCGGGTGAGGAGTTCCGCTATGACGTCGGGCTCATCAACGGCCTCCACTGCATGATCCAGGAGCATCACCCTCTGAAGCGGCCGGGACGGCTGCGGAAGAAGTCGGTGTACGTCTCAAGCCCTGAAGACGAGATGGTTCCCGTCTATACGGCGCCGGACAGCGACAGAGTGCCGGCGCTCATGGAAGAACTGGCCGCTTGGCTCAACAGCGGTGATCTCGACGTGCCCGTGCACGTGCGAGCCTCCATGGCTCACCTGAACCTCGTGAAGATCCACCCGTGGGCGGACGGGAACGGCCGTATGTCGCGCGCGCTGTCGACGCTTGTCTTCTCGCGCGAAGCGCTGGTGCCGCCTGAGTTCTCCTCGATCGAGGAGTGGCTGGGGCAGGGCCAGAACACGTACGCCTACTACGCCGTGCTGAACGAGACGGGCGGCTCGGAATGGAGTCCGGGAGCCGACACTTCGGCCTGGGTGAAGTTCTGCCTCACCGGGCATCACGTCCAGGCGCAGCAGGCGCAGCGCCGCATCGACCTGTACTCCCGCGGGTGGATTGCCCTCGTCGAAGCCGCGGCGGCGACGGGCCTTGATGAACGTGTCGCAGCGGCACTGCTTCCTGCGTTCACCGGCGGTCGGGTCCGTCGGCCTGTCTACCAGATCGACGCGGAGCTGAGCGTCCAGCAGTCCACGCGCGACATCCGCCAGATGGTCCGGCTGGGATGGCTGCAGCAGCACGGAGAGGCCAGAGGACGGTTCTACACGGCCGGACCACGCACGGTCGCCGTTCGAGATGTCATCCGGCGATCGACGGAGCCGTTCATCTATCCCTACCGCCGCTGA
- a CDS encoding pyridoxamine 5'-phosphate oxidase family protein yields MKRDELMWFLRRYKLAVQATVTPDGTPQAAVVGFAVSDELEIVFDTVETTRKCLNLRADPRVALVIGWDDAITVQLEGVADFPTGPELERIQQCYFAAYPDGRDRLTWPGITHVRVRPTWVRYSDFTQDPQLVEELTVEQLTTG; encoded by the coding sequence ATGAAGCGCGACGAGCTGATGTGGTTCCTTCGCCGGTACAAGCTCGCCGTCCAGGCGACAGTGACCCCGGACGGAACACCCCAGGCCGCGGTCGTCGGATTCGCGGTCAGTGACGAGCTCGAGATCGTGTTCGACACCGTCGAGACGACGCGCAAGTGCCTGAACTTGCGCGCCGACCCCCGTGTCGCACTCGTCATCGGCTGGGACGACGCGATCACCGTGCAGCTCGAGGGCGTCGCGGACTTCCCCACCGGCCCCGAGCTCGAACGCATTCAGCAGTGTTACTTCGCCGCGTATCCCGACGGCCGGGACCGTCTCACCTGGCCCGGCATCACCCATGTGAGGGTGCGGCCGACCTGGGTGCGATACAGCGACTTCACCCAGGACCCGCAGCTGGTCGAGGAGCTCACGGTCGAGCAGCTCACGACCGGGTGA
- a CDS encoding FAD-binding and (Fe-S)-binding domain-containing protein, with product MAEQRQVQRGSRSGQNRRETGELARALTRAVRGEVDFTPAARALMTMDASNYRRVPVGVVAPRDAEDVAAALDVCRREGVPVVPRGAGTSIAGQATGIGVVLDFTRHMNAVVEVDAAARTAVVQPGVVLDTLRTAVRPHGLTFGPDPSTHSRCTLGGMIGNNSCGSHSVAWGTTADNIRNLSVLTYGGTELRLGQGWEGGAPTGLRELVDRNLALLRTGYPDGLPRRISGYALDALLPEKGVDLARAFCGSEGTLGVLTGASVRLVDAPRARALAVLGYADEGTAAEAAPGLLAHRPLTVEGMAEDLVRDAQGLPRGGAWLFVETGGDTAAEARARADGIVRAADALDGTVVDDPAGMRALWRVREDAAGTATRTADGGEAWPGWEDCAVPPARLGAYLRDFRALLTEHGLRGTPYGHFGDGCIHVRIDFDLMSAEGVRRFRRFSEEVAELVVAHGGSLSGEHGDGQARAELLPKMYGDELVGLFGRFKDLWDPAGGMNPGMLVRPDRLDANLRFSVLPTKPVEVAFGYPHDGGDFSVAVRRCVGVAKCRVSGPGSGTDVMCPSFRATGEEAHSTRGRARLLHEMLAGEVVRDGWRSEEVRDALDLCLSCKGCRSDCPVGVDMATYKAEFLHHHYAGRRRPASHYAMGWLPVWLRAAAPFARVANAVARVRPLAALAKRLGGIAPERELPRLAPVTFRRWLGEYVADRTAVLTTGRTAVLWPDTFTDHLSPSVGRAAVQVMESAGIGIVQPPGRVCCGLTYVSTGQLDRARTVMRHTLDTVEPLLELGYPVVVLEPSCAAALKTDLPELLSDDPRAARLASSVRTFAEALEECAPDWIPPRIDRAVAGQTHCHQHAVLGDAADRRLRERAGLKGELSGGCCGLAGNFGFERGHYAVSVACAEDQLLPAVRAAGESAVVLADGFSCRTQLEQVEGRRARHLAEVLAEGLGLTRS from the coding sequence ATGGCTGAACAGCGACAGGTACAGCGGGGCAGCCGGAGCGGTCAGAACCGCCGGGAGACGGGCGAACTGGCCCGCGCGCTCACCCGGGCGGTACGCGGCGAGGTGGACTTCACCCCGGCCGCCCGGGCGCTGATGACCATGGACGCGTCCAACTACCGGCGCGTGCCGGTCGGCGTCGTCGCGCCGCGCGACGCCGAGGACGTGGCCGCCGCCCTGGACGTGTGCCGGCGCGAGGGGGTGCCGGTGGTGCCGCGCGGCGCCGGGACCTCCATCGCAGGTCAGGCCACCGGCATCGGTGTCGTCCTGGACTTCACCCGCCATATGAACGCGGTGGTGGAGGTGGACGCGGCGGCGCGTACGGCGGTGGTGCAGCCCGGTGTCGTCCTGGACACCCTGCGGACCGCCGTACGGCCGCACGGGCTGACGTTCGGACCCGACCCGTCCACGCACAGCCGCTGCACGCTCGGCGGGATGATCGGCAACAATTCGTGCGGCTCGCACTCGGTGGCGTGGGGCACGACCGCCGACAACATCCGGAACCTGTCCGTGCTCACCTACGGCGGCACGGAACTGCGGCTCGGGCAGGGCTGGGAGGGCGGCGCGCCGACGGGGCTGCGGGAACTGGTCGACCGGAATCTGGCGCTGTTGCGGACCGGGTACCCGGACGGGCTGCCGAGGCGCATCTCCGGATACGCGCTGGACGCTCTGCTGCCCGAGAAGGGCGTCGATCTGGCGCGGGCCTTCTGCGGCAGCGAGGGCACCCTGGGCGTGCTGACCGGGGCGAGCGTACGGCTGGTCGATGCGCCGCGCGCACGGGCGCTCGCCGTGCTCGGCTACGCCGACGAGGGCACAGCGGCGGAAGCGGCCCCGGGCCTGCTGGCGCACCGCCCGCTGACCGTCGAGGGCATGGCCGAGGACCTGGTGCGGGACGCGCAGGGGCTGCCGCGCGGCGGTGCCTGGCTCTTCGTGGAGACGGGCGGCGACACGGCGGCCGAGGCGCGGGCGCGGGCGGACGGCATTGTGCGGGCGGCTGACGCGCTGGATGGCACGGTGGTGGACGACCCGGCCGGCATGCGGGCGCTGTGGCGGGTGCGCGAGGACGCGGCGGGGACGGCGACCAGGACCGCCGACGGCGGCGAGGCCTGGCCGGGGTGGGAGGACTGCGCGGTGCCGCCGGCCCGGCTGGGTGCGTATCTGCGGGACTTCCGCGCGCTGCTCACCGAGCACGGTCTGCGCGGTACGCCGTACGGGCACTTCGGGGACGGCTGCATTCATGTCCGTATCGACTTCGACCTGATGAGTGCGGAGGGGGTGCGGCGCTTCCGGCGGTTCTCCGAGGAGGTTGCGGAGCTGGTGGTCGCGCACGGCGGCTCGCTGTCTGGGGAGCACGGCGACGGTCAGGCCCGCGCGGAGCTGCTGCCGAAGATGTACGGCGACGAACTGGTCGGCCTCTTCGGCCGGTTCAAGGACCTGTGGGACCCGGCGGGCGGCATGAACCCGGGGATGCTGGTCCGCCCGGACCGCCTCGACGCCAATCTCCGCTTCTCCGTCCTGCCGACGAAGCCGGTGGAGGTCGCCTTCGGCTATCCGCACGACGGCGGGGACTTCTCGGTGGCGGTGCGGCGGTGCGTGGGTGTGGCCAAGTGCCGCGTATCCGGGCCCGGTTCAGGGACGGACGTCATGTGCCCGTCGTTCCGAGCCACGGGCGAGGAGGCCCACTCGACGCGCGGCCGGGCCAGGCTGCTGCACGAGATGCTCGCGGGCGAGGTCGTCCGCGACGGCTGGCGCTCGGAGGAGGTACGGGACGCGCTGGATCTGTGTCTCTCCTGCAAGGGCTGCCGGAGCGACTGCCCGGTGGGCGTCGACATGGCCACGTACAAGGCGGAGTTCCTGCACCACCACTACGCGGGCCGACGCCGGCCGGCCTCGCACTATGCGATGGGGTGGCTGCCGGTGTGGCTGCGGGCGGCGGCGCCGTTCGCACGGGTGGCCAACGCGGTGGCCCGGGTCCGGCCGCTGGCGGCGCTCGCCAAACGGCTGGGCGGGATCGCGCCGGAGCGCGAGCTGCCGAGGCTCGCACCGGTCACGTTCCGGCGCTGGCTGGGTGAGTACGTGGCCGACCGGACGGCGGTCCTCACGACCGGCCGTACGGCCGTGCTGTGGCCAGACACCTTCACCGACCATCTGTCGCCGTCCGTGGGCCGGGCGGCGGTGCAGGTCATGGAGTCGGCGGGCATCGGCATCGTGCAGCCGCCGGGGCGGGTCTGCTGCGGCCTGACGTACGTCTCGACCGGCCAGCTCGACCGGGCTCGTACGGTCATGCGCCACACACTGGACACGGTGGAGCCGCTGCTGGAGCTGGGCTACCCGGTCGTCGTACTGGAACCGAGCTGCGCGGCGGCCCTGAAGACGGACCTGCCGGAGCTCCTGTCCGACGACCCGCGGGCGGCCCGCCTGGCCTCGTCCGTCCGCACCTTCGCCGAGGCCCTGGAGGAATGCGCCCCGGACTGGATCCCGCCGAGGATCGACCGGGCGGTGGCGGGCCAGACGCACTGCCACCAGCACGCGGTCCTGGGCGACGCGGCGGACCGCCGACTTCGCGAACGCGCGGGTCTGAAGGGCGAGTTGAGCGGCGGCTGCTGCGGCCTCGCGGGCAACTTCGGCTTCGAGCGGGGCCACTACGCGGTGTCGGTGGCGTGCGCGGAGGACCAGCTGCTCCCGGCGGTCCGCGCGGCGGGCGAGTCCGCGGTGGTCCTGGCGGACGGCTTCTCCTGCCGTACGCAGCTGGAGCAGGTGGAGGGGCGACGGGCGCGGCATCTGGCGGAGGTACTGGCGGAGGGCCTGGGACTCACCCGGTCGTGA